One genomic window of Tatumella citrea includes the following:
- a CDS encoding COG4705 family protein, with product MTEFTGKTHNIAPTVRSKPCGAPPPGKLPEITLTFWLVKMMSATCGQAAADYLNIHWQLGLNPTLLLSGLLLIIALFYQMNATQYQAISYWATLSLVSIFSTLTTDSLTDVWQLSPCISAPGFAGLLLIIFITWYIREKTLAPELTDNPCRETCYWLAMFGSCSLGTLAGDGLANRLALSYDSTALFFGVWVAIVTVACFTFNANRVLCFWCACVLTRPFGEACSDLLLQPKEEGGIGPGESLISLVPVGSLFIMAGERVLQQWRYRSAKTVR from the coding sequence ATGACAGAGTTTACGGGCAAGACCCACAACATCGCGCCCACCGTAAGGAGTAAACCCTGCGGTGCGCCGCCGCCCGGTAAGTTGCCGGAAATTACGCTGACGTTCTGGCTGGTGAAGATGATGTCAGCCACATGCGGACAGGCTGCCGCCGATTATCTGAATATTCACTGGCAGTTAGGGCTGAACCCTACGCTGTTACTGAGTGGTTTACTGTTGATCATCGCACTGTTTTATCAGATGAATGCTACACAGTATCAGGCGATAAGTTACTGGGCGACACTTTCGCTGGTCAGTATTTTCAGCACGCTAACCACCGACAGTCTGACTGATGTCTGGCAATTATCACCCTGTATCTCTGCTCCGGGATTTGCCGGATTGTTACTGATTATCTTTATAACCTGGTATATCAGGGAAAAAACGCTGGCTCCTGAACTGACGGATAACCCCTGCCGCGAGACCTGCTACTGGCTGGCGATGTTTGGCAGCTGTTCTCTTGGGACTCTGGCCGGAGATGGTCTGGCAAACCGGCTGGCACTGAGCTACGACAGTACCGCACTGTTTTTTGGCGTATGGGTGGCAATTGTTACCGTGGCCTGCTTTACCTTTAATGCCAACAGGGTGCTGTGTTTCTGGTGTGCCTGCGTTCTGACCCGTCCGTTTGGTGAGGCTTGTAGTGATTTGTTATTACAGCCTAAAGAGGAGGGGGGCATCGGTCCCGGGGAATCACTGATAAGCCTGGTGCCGGTGGGAAGTTTATTTATTATGGCCGGTGAAAGGGTGTTGCAGCAGTGGCGTTATCGCTCTGCTAAGACGGTGAGATAA